The Acetonema longum DSM 6540 genomic interval CTGGAAGACGGCCGTCTGACCGACAGTAAGGGCCGTACCGTGGATTTCAAAAATGCCGTGATTATCATGACCTCTAACGTGGGCGCCAAGCACTTGAAAAAAGACGCTGCGGCAGTAGGTTTTCTGGCCGGCAGCAGCGAAAACGACGAAAAGGCTGCGAAATCCCGGGTTATGGAGGAAGTCAAGCGTACCTTCCGGCCGGAATTCTTAAACCGGGTGGATGAAATGATCGTGTTTAGCAGCTTGACTAGTCCGGAACTGAAACAGATCATCGATTTGATGTTGAAGGATGTGGCCAAACGTCTGTCAGAATATGCGATTGCCGTTGACGTGCAGGATGCTGCCAAAGAAATCATTATGAAAGAGGGTCATGACCCGGATTTCGGTGCCCGGCCTTTGCGTCGGGCCATTCAGAAACTGGTGGAGGACCCGATCTCCGAGATGCTGCTGCGCCGGGAGGTAGCTGCCGGCGACACCATACTGGCAGATGTGGCCGAAGACGGACAGCTTCGCTTTGCGAAAAAAGCATAAGCAGGAATTGTCGGAATGCATGCAGAAGGGCTCAGAACAGAAAATCTGTTTGAGCCTTTCTTTCTATAGAATTTGAGGAGGTCATTTCTTGGCGAAGCCTAAAATTGTTTTTGTCTGTCAGGAATGCGGCCATGATTCGCCTAAATGGCTGGGCCGCTGTCCCAATTGCGGCGGCTGGAACACTATGGTAGAAGAAATGCCGGTGGTGGCAAAGAATGAACGGGGCTTTAGCCTGAGCGTGAATAAACCCTGTCCGGTTGTCGATATTGCAACTGCTTCCCTGCCCAGGCGCAATACCGGCGTCAAAGAATTCGACCGGGTGCTGGGCGGTGGAGTGGTGCCCGGTTCTTTGGTTTTGGTTGGGGGAGATCCGGGGATCGGCAAGTCCACTCTCATGCTGCAGGTAGCTACCGGGATCAGCCGTTTGTATGGCAACGGCCTGTATGTATCCGGCGAAGAATCGGCGGCTCAGGTGCGCATGAGGGCCGAGCGACTGGGCGAATTGGCCCGGAGTTTGTATATCATGACTGAGACCAATATCGACGCCATTCTTGCCGAGGCCGGTCAATCCAAGCCGGCTTTCCTGGTGATTGATTCCATCCAGACTATGTTTTGCCCCGATATCCCCTCCGCCCCCGGCAGTGTGGGGCAGGTCCGGGAATCCACCGCAAAGCTGCTCCGCTATGCTAAAGAAACCAATGTGCCGGTGGCAATTATTGGCCATGTGACCAAGGAGGGGAATATCGCCGGTCCCCGCCTGCTGGAGCACATGGTGGACGTGGTTCTATACTTTGAAGGAGAGCGGAACTATTCCTTCCGGGTGCTGCGGGCTATTAAGAACCGGTTTGGCTCCACTACCGAAAGCGGTATCTTTGCCATGGAGGAACAGGGGCTGATGGAAATAAAAAATCCTTCCCAACTGTTATTGTCGGAAAGGCCGGATCAGACGCCAGGTTCGGTGGTGCTGGCCTATCTGGAAGGGGTCAGGCCTCTGCTGATCGAAATGCAAGCGCTGGTAAGCACTACTTGTTTCGGGATGCCCCGGCGCACCACCGTGGGTTTTGATTATAACCGGCTGGCCATGTTAATGGCAGTGCTGGAGAAACGGGTAGGATTGTCGCTGGCTAACCAGGACGCCTATGTAAACGCTGTGGGTGGCATTCGGGTGACAGAACCGGCGGCTGATCTGGCGGTGGCGCTGGCGGTAGCGTCCAGTTTTCGTAATCAGGCACTGAATTCCCGTACCGTGGTTGTGGGGGAGGTGGGTCTTACCGGTGAGGTGCGCATGGTATCCCGTATGGATGCCCGTATCGCCGAGGCGGCCACTCTGGGATTTGTCCGGGCAGTGATTCCAAAAGGAAATTTGACGGCGCTAAAAGTACGCCCTCAGGAGATGGAACTCATCGGAGTAGGGACGGTAGCAGAGGCTATGGCGGCGATGCTTTGAGCCGTTGAAAAAGGCCCGCTTGTTTGCTGCTCCTATTTCAACGGTCTCAGGCTCGGGGCGGTTAGGGGTGGGGAGCGACATCGTGCAGTCCCAACTTCTCCAGGAAACGGGCGTAGGCCTGATTGCCGGTGATTCTGACTACCCGGTAGCGGCAGTTGTCCTCGCCGATCACATCGTCGCCGATGCTTAGCACCAGCGGTACATACATTAGGACAACGCCGGTTTTTTCTTCGGTGACTACGTAGTAATCATAGACCGGCTGGGCTCTTTGTTCCGGTCTTTGCTGTACGGACATAATGTTAAAGGGCAGGTACACCAGTAAAGCGTACAAGCCAAGGGAAACAATGGCCAGCACGCCTGCCGCCCAAACAAATCGTCGTCGAGTCTGTTTTTGCAATATAGCGATATTAACACATCCTAGTCTTGCAGCCTATGGCTTGCGACGTTTGGCCCAAGCTTTGACCTTCTTTCGCCAAGGACCGAGAAAATTGGTAAATTCCACATTGCGCAGACGAGAGAGTTTTTGTTTTACTTCCCCCCAACTGCCGCTGCTGAGGTATAAAAAGGCACCGGCGCCGAG includes:
- the radA gene encoding DNA repair protein RadA, whose amino-acid sequence is MAKPKIVFVCQECGHDSPKWLGRCPNCGGWNTMVEEMPVVAKNERGFSLSVNKPCPVVDIATASLPRRNTGVKEFDRVLGGGVVPGSLVLVGGDPGIGKSTLMLQVATGISRLYGNGLYVSGEESAAQVRMRAERLGELARSLYIMTETNIDAILAEAGQSKPAFLVIDSIQTMFCPDIPSAPGSVGQVRESTAKLLRYAKETNVPVAIIGHVTKEGNIAGPRLLEHMVDVVLYFEGERNYSFRVLRAIKNRFGSTTESGIFAMEEQGLMEIKNPSQLLLSERPDQTPGSVVLAYLEGVRPLLIEMQALVSTTCFGMPRRTTVGFDYNRLAMLMAVLEKRVGLSLANQDAYVNAVGGIRVTEPAADLAVALAVASSFRNQALNSRTVVVGEVGLTGEVRMVSRMDARIAEAATLGFVRAVIPKGNLTALKVRPQEMELIGVGTVAEAMAAML